The Dokdonia donghaensis DSW-1 DNA window TCGATGAATTTTGCGACTTTATGGGCTTTGAAATCAGTAAAGTACAAGGATTAATCAAGTAAATTCCTTATCTTTACTACAAGGTATAAAGGTGACCTATTAGGTGACCCAACAATGGTACAGGACTGAAACAGTAATAAATAAAGGCACTACGAAAGAGGTTCACTTACCTCTTTCTCCGCAAAAGAAACCTGCAACGTATGTTGCAGGTTTTTTGTTTTATACACCTACGTCAAGCTCGCTTGTAAGTAAGGGGATAAAACAAAAAACCAACGAGCCCCGCTCGTTAAAGGTTTTATGCTTGCAAAGGACACCCCAACTGGGATCACCGCAGGTAATCCTTTTTCTATTTTCACCAATTAATTATTTCTAATCTCCGCTTGGAAGGCGAAGGGATAAAACAAAAAACCAACGAGCCCCGCTCGTTAAAGGTTTTATGCTTGCAAGGGATACCCCAACTGGGATCACCGCAGGTAATCCTTTTTCTATTTTCACCAATTAATTATTTCTAATCTCCGCTTGTAAGTAAGGGGATAAAACAAAAAACCAACGAGCCCCGCTCGTTAAAGGTTTTATGCTTGCAAGGGATACCCCAACTGGGATCACCGCAGGTAATCCTTTTTCTATTTTCACCAATTAATTATTTCTAATCTCCGCTTGGAAGGCGAAGGGATAAAACAAAAAACCAACGAGCCCCGCTCGTTAAAGGTTTTATGCTTGCAAAGGACACCCCAACTGGGATCACCGCAGGTAATCCCCAAAGAACAAGAACAAGAACAAGAACAATTCACCCAGCCCCAAGCTCGCTTGGAAGGCGAAGGGATAAAACAAAAAACCAACGAGCCGCGCTCGTTAAAGGTTTTGTGCTTGCAAAGGATACCCATCTTGGGATCACCGCAGGTAATCCTTTTTTATATAATTATTTAGCTGGTGGAATGGTATTTAGCTATCAATTATTTGATTGATAGTTACTTTTAATAAGTCTAAACTTTCAGTAAGAATTTGACGATCAATATTTGCCGACAAAATTTCATCACTACTGCGCTGTACAAGCAGTAGTGCTAATTGCTCTCTTATAAATAGACGAACGTCTTTTTGGGTGTTTTTTATTTCAGAAACAATGTCGCTATTATTTAATAATACGTAAAGTATATCTTCAATATCGTGACTGGTGCGGTAATCTGTACCTCTGCTATTAAATGCTTCAAACTTAGTAGCTATAAATATCGATGGACTAAAAATTTGAATCTCTTGCGTGTTGACTTTTGCATTGTGGATGTCCTTAAAGCCATATGCATACCATTTGTTATTACCATTTACGGGGTTATCAATACCATCTGGAATTATATCTACAGGTATTCCCTTAAATGTTTTACGCACAATAGAGGTGCTTACTGGGTCTGGATAAAATTTTTGATCCCGTAATTGCTCTTCTATTTCTATCCAATCACTATAATTCTTAACTTTAATAGTAACATCTATATCTTCAGTTACTCTTATTTCATTAATTGCGTGATTATCTGCGTATAAACTCACCACTGCACCGCCTACAAACACCGCTGTCTCCTTAAGTTCCTTAAGTCCAATAGCTACTTGCTCAATTGCTTCTCTATTTTTTTCCTGACTTATCATTTATAGTACCAATAAATTCCTACCTTCATTAGTGCTTTTAGCATCAAAAAATAAACGTTCTAAGGCTTTAATAGCCATAGCTTTTTCCCTTGCCTTGCCTACGCGTAAAGTATCTACTAAGGCTAACAATTCATATAAGGTTGCGTCACTTTCTACCGCCTTTATAACCGATGGATAGAGAGGTTCTATAGCCTGTCCTCTTAAAGTACCACGGGCTGAGGGCCACACATAATGCTCATTACTCACAATCTGAGAGCTAAGCGGTAG harbors:
- a CDS encoding nucleotidyl transferase AbiEii/AbiGii toxin family protein encodes the protein MISQEKNREAIEQVAIGLKELKETAVFVGGAVVSLYADNHAINEIRVTEDIDVTIKVKNYSDWIEIEEQLRDQKFYPDPVSTSIVRKTFKGIPVDIIPDGIDNPVNGNNKWYAYGFKDIHNAKVNTQEIQIFSPSIFIATKFEAFNSRGTDYRTSHDIEDILYVLLNNSDIVSEIKNTQKDVRLFIREQLALLLVQRSSDEILSANIDRQILTESLDLLKVTINQIIDS